The following DNA comes from Fusarium fujikuroi IMI 58289 draft genome, chromosome FFUJ_chr03.
GTAGTGTATTAACAAAGCACAGAGATCGATTGCGAGAGCATGCCAGAACTGAGTCGTGTCAAAGCTCACACAGCcaaccttttatataagcaGTTCGACGAAAACAACCAGAAAGAGGCTAAAGGCATCGTCGACAGGATGAAGAATGACCTAGCCATCTTCATGGGCTCTGACCAGGAACACAAGGCGGAAGAGAGGCTTAAAAACATTGTCAGCAAAGCGGTCTGGTTGAACAGCCAGTTCCTCAAGTCTAGGGCGTTCTTCGTGACAGACTGGGACATCGACGACGAGTGCGATAACTTTGACGACCTCAATGTTTGCCACAGAAGTGGTATCCAGGGCGGGAAGCCAGTCGTTGGGATTCATGTCTCGCCCAGACTCAGCAAGATTGGCAATGCCGATGGCGAATTCTTCAACTCGACCAACGCCATGGTCATTTGCAAACCAATAGTCACGCTGAACTATGAATAATGTGTGCAGACCTGTATTCGAGAATATCATGTCACTGCCAGTTGGGATGAGGTCGTTGCCAAGTTACTTATGAAGATGTCGGTAAGGAGTTCGGAGCAAGTCTAGGCCTAGGTCAGAGGCCAGGGTTTCAGGAGTATGTCCAGCATATGATCTGAAGAAAATGTATGTATCGATGGTCGACAAGGGAATCATCACTTGCAGCTGATCAAGATTGTGTCCATGGGCTGGGAGATTCTCGCTATATTCGAATAGTAGAGGTAATCCAGTCAAGTACTACAATCAACTCATAAGAGAATAAATTTCGTCAAAATACTTGTATTTTTCTGTCGAGATGACGGTGATGTTACATTGCGGTTGATCTGATAAGAGCTGATCTGAGGTTGAGCTTGTAAAGTGGGCTGTAGCAACATCATGGATGCCTCAGGCCCTCCATGTGTCGGACACCGCTCAATCCAAGGGTCTAGCCACTCCTCCTTGTCTTGGCAGCATCAACACGATCGATCTTGTATCGAGGAAAAGATAAGGCTCGCCTTCCTTACATTTCCCTCTCCTAGAGTCCCTTTTTTATCTAGATGATCCCGCATTGACAAAGGTACCCAATCCAAAGGTAAACCCCTCTTCCATGATGAAACTCCTCAGCTAACCTCAACCTCCAACTACAGCTCTATATCTCATCATGCCTGCGATCGAACAAGATGCGCCCGCAACCATCGCGCCCCAAAAGTCAACTCCGACTTTCGACCCCAAGGATGTGACCGTCATCTTCGTTCTCGGAGGCCCTGGCGCCGGCAAGGGCACTCAGTGCTCCAAGCTTGTTTCGGACCACGGCTTCTGTCATCTGTCAGCTGGTGATCTCTTGCGCGCCGAACAGGAAAGACCAGGTTCGCAATATGGAGATCTCATCAAGGACTATATTCGAAACGGCCTCATTGTTCCCATGGAGGTGACTATTGCTCTCCTCGAGAACGCCATGGCCGCCGACCTCAAGGCAAAGGATTCGCAAAAGGGGCGCTTCCTCATTGACGGCTTCCCTCGCAAGATGGACCAGGCCGTCAAGTTTGAAGAGACTGTCTGTCCCGCCAAGCTagtcctcttcttcgattgCCCGGAGGACGTCATGGAGTCTCGTCTTCTCGAGCGTGGAAAGACCAGCGGtcgtgatgatgacaacGCCGAGAGTATCCGCAAGCGATTCCGTACCTTCATCGAGACCAGCATGCCTGTCGTCAACCGCTTTGAGGAGGTTGGCAAGgttctcaagctcgatgcTACCCCTCCTCCTGACGAGGTCTATGCCAACACTGAAAAGGCCCTCGCTGAGAGGTTGGGCCCTGACTTTTAGCGATAAAGCGGTATAGATTGGGATTGCATACACTTGGGAGGAGCTGTGCCGGAGTCGGGCTgtatagaaataaaattcACTAATTCATGTTGCTAAGCCTATAACAAATGAAAACTTTACGTCTCCGACGATAATTGAAAACTCTTGAATACTTACGTATGCCGGGTGGTTCAGTAGGTATGTAGTTTCTATTGAATGCCAGTCACCGGTGTAACCCAAGGCGACGCGATGAATACACCCTTACCTTCATGAATTGATTTGGGCTGCCACGCAAGAACTAATCTGATACTATTTACCAATCGCTAAAAGGGTATATCTAACTACATTACCAAAGCCCAAAGCCCgcatcattatcatcatcacaaccatAGCCTTGCCATGTCTAACCTAACACTTGACACAATCAGTTGTCATCatacatcttcatcaaacCAGCCTTGATATTCGTCATCTGAGTCCTGTGCATTCGCTCGCGGTTCTCGAGTGCAGTAATACGCTCTTGCATGGTAGCAATTTTGTCgtctttgatcttgagacTTGACCGCGCAGAGTCACGGCCAAGAACGATGCCCTTGGTGCGACGTGCTGCAGCTTCCAGTATACTCTGTACAGATGACAAAACGCTCTTGTCGATTTGTTGGCCTCTCAGAAGATTCATGACTTCGTCTGTCACATCATAACCCGTCTCCGGAGGGCTGCTTGCAGGAAGCCCTTGCGTTCCGCATGGAGTCTTTGAAGGTGTTGTGTTTGCTGACAGCGTAGTAGATGACATTGAGGGAGTATCTTCAAAGGAGACTAGCTTTTGTCTCTTGGATTCGCTGGTGGGAAACAGTGTACGCGATACAGACGGTGTCGGCATCCCCGAGATCGAGCGAGTTGTGGTTGGCGTAGTGAAACGGCTCTGGGCGGCCTTCTCAGCGCTCTTGTCCGCAATAGCAGCCATTTGGCGCTCCTCATCCGAGGCGATATCGCTGaactcgtcatcatcttcctcgaaaACGTCGCGCCGTCTCTTGGTAGATCCACGACTGGGTGTCTCGACAGCTGCAGTAGGCGGAGAGGGCAGCTTTGAGTGGTCGGCAATTTGTGCATGGTTTCCTATTGATTTGGGTAATGGGGTATCGACTTCTGAATCCTCGCCGGATTCTGTGCTGTCAGCAGAATCATCGTCGCTCTGACGCCGGCTCGGAGTCACTTGGTAGCCATACGACACAAGTGATTGCTGTGTCATGGGCGGAGGTTCAGATTTGGAGGGCTCACTACCTCTTCGGGAGGCCTTCAACCCAGACTCGCGTACCTTGGCCTCATCCCTCCAGAGGAAGAAATTACAATCATCGCACTTCCAGAAAAGTTTGCCGTTGTTCGGTCCAGACTTCTTCACCTCACGGAGTGTGGCTTTCTGGCGGGGTTCACAGTTACCTTGAGAGATGTCAGAGTTCAGATCAATTCTTGGGTGGGAAAAGTTGCCACTTACACCACCAGTGTCCATCGCTGTAACGGCCCTTGGGCATGCGTTTCTTCTGTGATCGCGGCGTCTGGGAGTCTCTTCGACTCATCgaccttggtgttgacaccatgatgaaggtgtAGTTGGCGCAGCAACTAAGCTAGATCTGTAGGACCGGGCGAAatgagacgagacgaggACCACAATGATGATTGAACACTTATATTGCGTTTCGTCTTCAAGAATCAAATGATGTCGGTGAGAATACGCCTGCGCCAACACGGGAGCTACCGTTGAAGTATGTCTAGTCGTACCTTATGAGCTCATGCGGGGTGCAAATGCAAGCGCTTAACTAATATTCAAGACAGAGCTGAGGTCAATCGTAATGTGAGAGAGGCTGGTTCAGTAGGCGGGCGGCAGTTGAACCAACCACCAACCACCTCGTTGCACAGTAGCTACCTAAGCAAGGATTCTGTTTTGTACTCAGCAATTTAATAAAGTGTCTATAGTCTTTGCCCAGGCTCATTTCAAATGAGTACAAATCAAAGTACTACTAAGCCTTTTGAATGCACCAAGTCGGGATATTTGACTGGCTTGGTCCCTTGTTCGAACAGTCCTGACACTGACAGACTAGCCAGCCTAGTCACGATCGATGAAGACCATATGGGATCGACTGTTAGTTCTTAATGACTAACTCATAACAACGGATTGAATATTGTAGTCTTTATCTGCTAATAAGAATACTAAACTACCTAAAAGTACTACCTATTTCTCACAAGGTAGTATAAGAAAGGTCACGTGATCGCTCATGTCTAATCCTCGCCTGATTTTGCCATACGATCTCATGCCTCAATATGGTCCCACCAGAACTCATCACTACAGACTTCAGTTCATCGATTGCTTTGCCCATCCGACTCTCAACGGATTATAACTAGACTGCAACTACACATCAgtctgaagaagccaagtctTGGTCGCATTCAATGGCTTCTCGCATGTCCTTCCAGCCCGGGCGCTTCGTCGCTTCGGCCTCAAGACTTAATCTTTTCACGTCCtcttctctggcttctcGAAGCGGCCGTTTCTATTCTTCACAACCGCCAAAGCCCCGTCGTAATGACGAGGTCAAGTTCTGGCCTTTCGTGGTCGTCATTTTGGTGGGAACAGGAGGCTATGTTGCCCTTGTCAATCGACGCAATGGTAAGCCAGGCTTCTGCGTCCATTGTCCGTATTTACTCTTGAAGGATAGTGCAACAATAGTGCCATTCCTGCGATTAAAATTTCATCTACTCAAACTTGTGCTGCGTTGTGATGCTGCTCACATATTCATTGACTGTGAAGATATCACTAACTGTCTCATAGGACGGATACACAACCCAGATCCTCACAAAAAGTTCACGTCATCATTCTAATGTCTCCGTTCTGCTGTTTCAAAAAGGTCACGGCACAGTCAATTAAATATGTACAATATAATAGCAAACCACCCCTTACATGCCTCTCTCACAAGATTCGCTCTGTGTTTAACATGCATTCAATTTTTGTTCTATTTTGAAGAAGAGTGCCATGACACCATCTTCGCCTAAATGCTGGGAGGGTAGAAGACCAACATGCTCATGAAACCGGCTACGCCATTCGCATTAGCAACCCTTCGTTCGCTGGATTCCCTCTCTCATATGCCCAACGATGTATTAACACAAAGCAGGTATAACAATGTCCCCTATTCCCAGAAAAAAAGCCCCCTCATTTTTCTTCCCCACGACTGCTCTAGTCTCGTTTTTAGTCATGTCCTGGCATATCCTTCTCTGTTTTGCCTCGTCTaatcgtcatcttctgtcCTCTCCCGGGGCTCCCTGGGTTCGCGAGGTTCGCGAGGCTCCCGGTTTTGGTTCTGTCGGCGTCTACCGCCATCTTGGTTGCCGCTAACGCCGGCGTTGGCGACCTTGCGCTCCAACTCTTGGATCTCGCGCTCCTTCTGTGCCTTGGCGTTGGCCTGCTCCTGACGCAAAACGCCCAGAACATTCTGCAGGGTTGTCCTCCAGTGGTCAACCCGGTTGGCCAGCTCCTGGTACTGCTTCTGGCCAAAAACGCGGTATGTCACCTTGTGAACAAGGAATTTCTGGCGTTGCTGGGAAAGCTTGCCCTCAACAAGTCCGGCACGGATCACGTCAATGGCCCACATCTCAATCTCGTTCTCGGGGATCTGGAGAGCCTTGGTGATCTTGGAGTACTCGATCTCGCGGCTAGGGGTGGAGGCAGCCAAGCTGGAGAAAGTTAGGAGGCGCATCTTGCGGTGAAGCTTCTCATggtcgagcttctccttctcaacccaACCCTGGTGCTCGTCGTTGAAGTCGTTATAATCCTCCAGGTCCTGCTCAGCAAAGATATCGAGGAGTTGCGAGTACACGGGGTGCGAGTCGCTGAGGGCCTGGACGCTTGGAATTCCCCTCAGGTCTTGAAACAGGAAGTGGTTATTGGAAGTGAGTGCCTTCTTGACAGCACGAAGAGATAGCCGCTGGGCCTCCTCGGAGGAGATGGCATCGCCGTCGAATGTTCGGAGAGCCTTGACGACGTACTCGTAGGCTTGTCTGTCAGATGTTTAGCAGATTATTCAGCAGATGAACCATACAGGTGCGGTCAGTGTCTGCAGACATCTCCAGGAATGGTTCCAGGCTGATTCCGAGTCGCCAGCAGAAGCACTCGCGCACACTGTACACATAAGGGAACAACTTACTGCtcctcaccagcctcaataGCAACCTCAGCGACCTCCTCGTAAATCTTTCGCTGGAAATCGGCGTCGGTGCCCCAGGTAGCAAGCCACTCGGGCAGCTTATCGAGATATGTGCGCAGACTCTCAAACATGCCGTGAGCTCTCAGGAACTTGAGAATTTCCATGAAGACGCGGGCGCGAACGGGGTCGGTGGGGTCGAGCAGGTTAAAGACAGTCGTCAGGGCGTTGAGTGACAGGCCGGCGCCGTGGACGGGAGAGTTGAGGAGAGGCTTGGCAAAAGTGGTGCAGAGAGTGGGCAAGAACTTCTTGGGGTCGGAGGACATCAGGACGAGATGGGTCATGAGGTTAGAAGCGGCGGTATACTCCTTCTCGGGGACGGTGTTGAGGGCTCCAGAGGCCGAGACCAGTTTGGAAATGACCTCCTCTTGAGAAGGTGGCTTCTCCTGGCTCAGAAGCTGCTTGGCATCCTCAGCCTTAAGATAGTCGGCCATCTCGGCAGCGAGGTCCTCGAAGGATCCATCGACAAAGACCAGAGTGGGCTGGCCGGCAGTCTTGGTTTCGGCCATATTTGCTGCCTTTGACTCCCTCGCGGGACTGGTAGTTCGATATAGAGATTTCGGTCGCGGTGATCGTCGAGTAACTCGTTCCGGCTTGGGCGGTGCGGACGAGGATAGAGCAACAGGATAAGAAGCGAACTCCGGGGACGCGCGGGGGGACGATCTCGAGGCGTTTGTAAGGTCGACAAGCGGATAAATATGAAGTTTCTCGTCCCAGGCGAATAGCCCTCTCTGGTGGGGCCTTGAGAACCCCGCCAGATAGGTTTTCTCCAACCTGGTGTATGTGTGGGCGCTAAGCGATAAGTCACGTGGAGATAGCGAACTCCTCGGTGTAAGTTGAATGTGGTTGAACAGCGCATCAGTCTCAGCTCTCGGCAATGTTATCTTGAATAAGCCTTGTAGCTATGGTCAATTCAAGCTATTAAAGGGCTTCTATACTCTTCTAAATATACTTTCCAGATACAAATTATTTTCAATTTTCTCTGTTATCCCTTTCTTAGTCCTCCTGGAAAGCAACAAACTAGAACCACGCTTAGAGGTTCAGAGGACGATATCATCATGCCGAATATGTAATAACAAAAAGCCTTTCCATTCTCAGGCCTTGATTATCCTGTCACATTAGATATCTTTGACTGGTCTCGAGATTTTGCCGCGACACAGTCAAAGTCGTGCTACCAAGTCTCCCGGTCAGCCATGTTTCAAGTCAGGTGTGTAACACTTCACGACCTACAAGTGCTGCTCGAAGCTCTTTCAGTAGGCAATGTAAAACAATCAAGACTTTTCGTACGCTTTCAAGTTACTATTGGCTGATGAACAGCTCTTCTCAACAGATCCATCCCCTTTCCTCCGTGATTCAATATGTATGCAAGCGAAGAAACAAACCAGAAACAACGCATCCAATACAAGACACCAGATCCCATGTACCGTCTCTATAGAGGATACTCCTTCAAACAATCAATATCGAATACCAACTCAATGAGAGTAACACCAGAACAAAGCCAAATACTCCCTGGTTCCGCATACTCAACTCTAACATTCCCAAACCCCTGATTTATCTCatctcttggccttgtttgccttgatcttctcgccatTATCACCTATTGGGTAAATGCTCGAATCATCGTCCGCAAATAATTCTTGGTCGCCCTTACCTCCCATCTCAACAAATTCGTCTGGTGCCCGTTGAGCGGCGGGGTCAGACTCCTTTGCAACATTGGTAACGCGACCTTTGTTCTTTGAGAACACCTTCACAGggttcttgtccttgccaaCTTCAAGCTGAGCAGTGACCTGCACAGTGTTGAGAGAGGCCAGCAAGGTTCGCTCACGAGCAGGAGCTCTTCGGTTGACCTCGAGGCCTGCAATGCCTCCGACGAGACCACCAGTGCTGTCGTTTACGCCCGGGCTGCTCTGTGTGAGCCACGGGTGTTGCAGGCACTGGTCAATCGTGAACCTCTTCTCGGGATCAACGATCAACATAGAGTCGATGAGGTCAACTGTGCAATGTTAGCAACTGTATAATGGCCTCAGTGTTATATTCACTTACGTGCTGGGTCTCCTACGGAATCCCAATAAGGGGAAGGGTAGTCGAAACGGCCACTCTTGATTTGCTGGGAGAGTGTGAAGGGGAAGTCGCGCGAGTAGAGCTCATCGGAGAAAGGTGGGAAACCACACAAGCAAATGTAAAGCACAACTCCCAAAGACCAGACATCGACGGCCTTTGTGTACTTGCGCTGCTTCGAGTCTGCGAGGATCTCGGGGGCAACATAGCTGGGCGTTCCACATAGTGTAGTTGTGAAAGATTCTTCTCCGATAATTTTGGCCAGGCCAAAGTCAGCAAGCTTTACATGCAGATTCTTATCAACCAGCAGGATATTCTCGGGCTTGATATCTCGGTGCACAATGTTACGTTCATGCTGAGAAGGCACGGTTAGCCCTGGAGCGTGCTTGCAGAGCATACCTTAGAGGGGGAAAGGCATGACTTACCAAGTACTTGATACCCTGGAAGAGCTGCACAAACAACTTCCTTGACTCATCTTCGCTGAGCTTTTGCTTCATCACGATGTAGTTGAAAAGTTCTCCCTCTGGTGCCAACTCGAGGACCAAGTACACGCGATCACGCTCGTTGAAGGTGTCCTTTAGGCAAAGAACGTTTGGGTGACTAACCCCCATCAATACACCGATTTCCTGCTGCAAGCCCTCCGTCTTTGAGCGATCCTCCACGCCAGGGTGCTTTGTGAAAATCTTGACTGCGAAGCGCTGACCAGTGGCCTTCTCAACGCATAGATAAACCTCGGCAAAATGACCCtttccaagcttctccaagagAGTGTAC
Coding sequences within:
- a CDS encoding probable uridine-monophosphate kinase (UMP-CMP kinase), which encodes MPAIEQDAPATIAPQKSTPTFDPKDVTVIFVLGGPGAGKGTQCSKLVSDHGFCHLSAGDLLRAEQERPGSQYGDLIKDYIRNGLIVPMEVTIALLENAMAADLKAKDSQKGRFLIDGFPRKMDQAVKFEETVCPAKLVLFFDCPEDVMESRLLERGKTSGRDDDNAESIRKRFRTFIETSMPVVNRFEEVGKVLKLDATPPPDEVYANTEKALAERLGPDF
- a CDS encoding related to Eukaryotic translation initiation factor 3 subunit M, giving the protein MAETKTAGQPTLVFVDGSFEDLAAEMADYLKAEDAKQLLSQEKPPSQEEVISKLVSASGALNTVPEKEYTAASNLMTHLVLMSSDPKKFLPTLCTTFAKPLLNSPVHGAGLSLNALTTVFNLLDPTDPVRARVFMEILKFLRAHGMFESLRTYLDKLPEWLATWGTDADFQRKIYEEVAEVAIEAGEEQQAYEYVVKALRTFDGDAISSEEAQRLSLRAVKKALTSNNHFLFQDLRGIPSVQALSDSHPVYSQLLDIFAEQDLEDYNDFNDEHQGWVEKEKLDHEKLHRKMRLLTFSSLAASTPSREIEYSKITKALQIPENEIEMWAIDVIRAGLVEGKLSQQRQKFLVHKVTYRVFGQKQYQELANRVDHWRTTLQNVLGVLRQEQANAKAQKEREIQELERKVANAGVSGNQDGGRRRQNQNREPREPREPREPRERTEDDD
- a CDS encoding related to serine/threonine-protein kinase Chk2, yielding MAPQPEKSQLKRPRGSLPDDETETKKPRRAERLEADPDKTPIVNKQHLPSPLTHLTDDSNELNKEPTATPPGQNQHEITPKKTEDTCSQGQALSSPPQDTQPLSQFVDRHPAISDDIEDEIREGVWGYLVPLDPKYGDKPIVLKKRSACPLPHTVADSAKQDNKHHANENGKSAAMKDEEAFEKKKEKGVSSGGYLIGRHPECDIVVNDGIVSNRHCLIFTENKGNDTVAIVEDLSSNGTYVNEAIVGRNQRRELEEQDEIAVHGKARFVFRYPQSRQTSAFLQQYTLLEKLGKGHFAEVYLCVEKATGQRFAVKIFTKHPGVEDRSKTEGLQQEIGVLMGVSHPNVLCLKDTFNERDRVYLVLELAPEGELFNYIVMKQKLSEDESRKLFVQLFQGIKYLHERNIVHRDIKPENILLVDKNLHVKLADFGLAKIIGEESFTTTLCGTPSYVAPEILADSKQRKYTKAVDVWSLGVVLYICLCGFPPFSDELYSRDFPFTLSQQIKSGRFDYPSPYWDSVGDPALDLIDSMLIVDPEKRFTIDQCLQHPWLTQSSPGVNDSTGGLVGGIAGLEVNRRAPARERTLLASLNTVQVTAQLEVGKDKNPVKVFSKNKGRVTNVAKESDPAAQRAPDEFVEMGGKGDQELFADDDSSIYPIGDNGEKIKANKAKR